The following is a genomic window from Dermatophilaceae bacterium Soc4.6.
CGACGTCGTGCTGTGGTACGTCTTCGGCATCCACCACGTCACCCGACCCGAGGACTGGCCAATCATGCCCGTCGACGTCGTGCGCTTCGAGCTCAAGCCCTTCGGCTTCTTCGACCGCAACCCGTCGCTCGACGTCGCGCCGCCAGCCGGGGGGCACTGCGCGCCCTGACGAGCCCTGACGCGCCCTGGGGGTCAGCGCCAGCGCACCTCGAGCACCCGGAACCCTCGGGCGTGAGCCACCCGCTCGCACTCGAGGCCGGTCAGCGCGCCGTCGTGCGAGCGGATCCAGCGCTGCAGCGAGTCGGAGCCGAGGTTCTTCTGCACGACGAGGTGGGCCACCCCCTCGGGTCGCAGGCGCGGCAGCCAGGTCTCGAGCATCTCGTGCAGCGCCTCCTTGCCCACGCGGATCGGCGGGTTCGACCAGATCAGGTCGAAGGTGAGGTCGGCCGGCACCGCCTGCGGGGTGGCGGCGGTGACCCGGTCGGCGACGCCGACGGTCTGCGCGTTGTCACGGGTCAGTCGCAGCGACCGCTCGTTGACGTCGACGGCGTACACGTGGGCGGCGGGGCAGCGCAGCGCGAGCGACAGCGCGATCGGGCCCCAGCCGCAGCCGAGGTCGAGGAACACGCCCTGGGGCGGCGGTGGTGGCGCCTCGTGCAGCAGCACCCCCGTGCCGATGTCGACGCGGTCGGGCGAGAAGGTGCCACCGGCGGTCTGGACCTCGACCCGCTGCCCCGCGAGCTCGACGCTCAGGGTGCGTCGTCGCTCGGGGCTGGCCGGCTCGGCAGAGAAGTAGTGGTCACTCACGCGCCGACAGTATGCCGCGTCAGCCCTCCTGACCGTCACGAGCGGGCCGTCGTTCTTGGCCCGGTCGGTCGTCTTCCGGCCAGGCTGCCGCTCTGCGCAGGCTCGCCTGCATGCCCTCCAGGGTCAGGGCGAAGTGCGCCTGCGCGCAGGCGCCGGCGGCCTCGACCCGCCCGGCGACCAGGTGCCCGACCAGCTCCTCGTGCTCCGCGAGCGCCCGGTCGAAGAACTCCTGCTCGTAGGGCTCGGCCCCGAAGCCGAGGGTGACAGCGGTGGTGAGCCGCACGCTCTCCGCGACCAGGTGGCGGTTGCGTGCGGCCGCGCCGACCAGCCCGTGCAGGCGGCGGTCGGCAGCGCGGGCGTCGATCATCGAGCCGACGGCGCGGAACTGGTCGAGCCCCCCCTGGAGCTGCGCGACGTCGTCGTCGGAGCGACGCTCGGCGGCAGCCCGGGCGATCATGCCCTCGACCAGGCACCGGTAGTCGAAGAGGTCGACCAGCCGCGGCAGCTCGTGCTGCAGCACGCGGCGGGCGACCTCGGGGGCGACCCGCTCCCACGAGACGGCAGCGACGAAGCTGCCACCGTCGCGTCCGCGCCGCACCTCGATGAGCCCCTGCTCCGCCACCTGGTGCAGGGCCTGCCGGAGCGTGGCCCGGCTGACCTCGAGACGCTGCGCCAGCTCGCGCTCGGCCGGTAGCCGCTCACCGGGGGAGAAGGCGCCGATGGCGATGCCGGTGACGAGCCGGTCAGCGACCGAGGCCGTCGCGCTGGCCCGCACGGCGGGGGCCACGGGGGCCAGCATCCGCTCCGCGTCGTCGTGGTGTCGGCTCTCCATCCGGGGAGTCTAGGAGCGGGGACGGTCCCGCCCAGCCGACCAAAGGTATTGTCATCAGACCTTTATGGTGGTTGACTCCTTCCCCTGTGGGGCGACACCCCCCTGCCCCACGCCGCGCGGGGTGTCGCCCCACGGCTGTCGTTCCGGCCCCACCCCCGAGCTGAGGAGCCAGACGTGGCTACCACCGTCGACCCGAGGTTTCCCGGCGCCGACCGGGAGGGCTATCTGGAGACCGCCCTCGGCCGCACCTGGTACCGCGTCACCGGCGAGCTGCCCTCGCTGGGAAGCGACGCGCCCGCGCCCCTCGTGGTGCTGCACGGCGGGGCCGGCGCCGCCCACAACTACACGCTGATGATGGCCAACCTCGCGCGGGCGGATGCCACCAGCGACCCGGCGCGGCCGGTCCGGGCGGTCGTCCACTACGACCAGATCGGCTGCGGGGCCAGCACCCACCTTCCCGACGCACCGCCGGAGACCTGGACGGTCGGGCTCTTCGTGCAGGAGCTGCGGGCGCTCGTCGCCCACCTCGGCATCGAGCGCTTCCACCTGCTCGGTCAGTCGTGGGGCGGGATGCTCGCACCCGAGGTCGTGCTCTCCGACGACACCGGCGTCCTCAGCCTGACCATCTGCGACTCCCCAGCCTCGATGGCGCTGTGGATGGCGGCGGCCGAGGAGCTGCGCACCCACCTGCCGCCCGAGGTGGAGCAGACGCTGCGGCAGCACGAGGAGGCCGGCACGACCGACTCGCCGGCCTACCTCGAGGCGATGGAGGTCTTCTACGCCCGTCACGTGTGCCGCGTGGTCCCCAACCCGCCGGAGGTGACCGACAGCTTCGCCCAGATCCAGGCCGAGCCGACGGTCTACCACACGATGAACGGGCCCAGTGAGTTCTTTGTCGTGGGCTCCCTGCGCGAGTGGTCGGTGGTCGAGCGCCTCGAGGCGGTCACCGTGCCGACCCTGGTGGTCGCGGGCGAGCACGACGAGGCACGGCCCATGGTGTGGGCGCCCTTCGTCGAGCGGATCCCGGGAGCCACCTCACACGTCTTCCCCGGCTGCAGCCACATGCCGCACGTCGAGGAGCCCGAGGCCTTCCTCGAGGTCGTCGGCGGGTTCCTCGCCCGGCACGACCCCCGGGCCTGACCCGCGCCGACGTCCGGGCAGCGGCGTCGCGCCGTGGTCCAGGGGCGGCGGTGGGGGACGACACGGCATAAAGGAATCGACCCTGTCGTTGCCGCATGCGACCCTTGGGGAGACATGACGAAGCGATCACAGGTTCTTGCCGACAGGGCTGCGGCCATCAGTGCCGAGGCCGACTCCGACGACACCCGGCACCTCGTTGAGGGTGACGACCCCGGCCCCGGGCTCTACGACGGCGAGCAGCTCGAGCGTGAGGAGCGCGCCGCCCTGCGTCGCGTCTCCGGCCTGTCGACCGAGCTCGAGGACGTCACCGAGGTCGAGTACCGCCAGCTGCGGCTCGAGCGCGTCGTCCTCGCGTCCGTGTGGACCGAGGGCACGCTCGACGACGCCGAGAACTCCATGCGCGAGCTCGCCGCGCTCGCGGAGACCGCCGGCTCGACGGTGCTCGAGGGCGTCATGCAGCGCCGCCAGAAGCCTGACACGGCGACCTACCTCGGCAAGGGCAAGGCCCTCGAGCTGCGCGACATCGTCGTCACCGAGGGCGCCGACACCGTGGTCTGCGACGGCGAGCTCAGCCCCGGCCAGCGGCGCGCCCTCGAAGACGTCGTCAAGGTCAAGGTCATCGACCGCACCGCGCTGATCCTCGACATCTTCGCCCAGCACGCCAAGAGCCGCGAGGGCAAGGCCCAGGTCGAGCTGGCCCAGCTGCAGTACCTCCTCCCGCGACTGCGCGGATGGGGCGAGTCGATGTCTCGCCAGGCCGGTGGCCAGGCCGCAGGCGGTCAGGGCATGGGCTCGCGTGGCCCCGGTGAGACCAAGATCGAGCTCGACCGGCGCCGCATCAACACCCGCGTCGCCAAGCTCAAGCGCGAGATCGCCGGTATGAAGACCACCCGCGACACCAAACGCGCATCGCGCACCGCTCACGCGGTGCCCAGCGTCGCCATCGCCGGTTACACCAACGCCGGCAAGTCGTCGCTGCTCAACCGCCTCACCGGCGCCGGCGTCCTGGTCGAGAACTCCCTCTTCGCCACCCTCGACCCGACCGTCCGCCGGGCCGAGACGGCTGACGGGCGCGACTACACCCTCGCCGACACCGTCGGGTTCGTGCGGCACCTGCCGACGCAGCTCATCGAGGCCTTCCGCTCGACGCTCGAGGAGGTCGGTGACGCCGACCTGCTGCTGCACGTCGTCGACGGCTCGCACCCCGACCCCGAAGGCCAGATCTCGGCCGTGCGCGGCGTGCTGTCCGACGTCGGCGCGGCCGACGTCAAGGAGGTCATCGTCGTCAACAAGGCCGATGCCGCCGACCCCGAGGTGCTCGACCGGCTCCGACGCCACGAGAAGCACTGCCTCGTCGTCTCGGCGCGCACCGGCGAGGGCATCGACGCCCTGCTCGAGCTCGTGGCCGACGAGCTGCCCCGACCCGAGATCGAGGTCAAGGCGGTCGTGCCCTACGACCGTGGCGACCTGGTCAGCCGCCTGCACAGCGACGCCGAGGTCCTGGCCGTCGAGCACCGCGACGACGGCACCTTCGTGCACGCCAAGGTGTCACCGACCCTCGAGGCCGAGCTCGCGGCATACGGGGTCTGAGCGAGCCCGATGTCCGTTCTGCTGCTGGTCGTCGTCCTGGTCGTCGGTGTCGTCGTGCTCACCCCGCTGGCCGACCGGGTGCGGGTCCCACAGCCGGTGCTGCTGACCGTCTTCGGCCTGGTGCTCGCGTTCCTGCCCTTCACGCCCCAGCTCGACCTCCAGCCCGAGCTGGTGCTGCCGGTGGTGCTGCCGCCACTGCTGTTCGCGGCGACCCAGCGCACCACGGTGCGCGAGTTCCGCAACCACGCCGGTCCGGTGCTGCTGCTGGCCGTCGGCCTCACCCTGGCAACCGTCGGTGTCGTGGCCGTGGTCGCCCACGGGCTCGGCGTGCCGTGGACCGCTGCCTGGGTGCTCGGCGCCATCGTCTCGCCCCCCGACCCGGTCGCGGCGACGTCGGTGGCCCGCCGCCTGCACCTGCCCGGGCGCCTCGTCACCATCCTCGAGGGCGAGGGCATGTTCAACGACGCCACGGCCCTCGTGGCGTTCAAGGTCACCCTCGCGGCCGCCTTGACCGGCGGCTTCTCCGTCGCGGGCACCGTGCTCGAGATGGTGCTCGCGATCGGCGTGGGGCTCGTGGCGGGGGTGATCCTCGGCTGGGTCACGACCCGGGCGCTGGCTTGGGTGCACGACGGCTCGGCCGAGACCACGATCACCCTGCTGGTGCCCTACGCCGCCTACGTCGGGGCCGAGCACCTCGGGGGCTCGGGGGTGCTCGCGGTGCTGGCGACCGGGCTCTGGCTCACCACCTTCAGCCACCCGTCCACCACCTCCGAGGGGTGGCTGCTGGGGCGGTCGGTGTGGGCCTACATCGACTTCCTCATCACCAGCCTCGTCTTCGCGCTCGTGGGGTTCGAGCTGGTCAAGGTCATCGGGCGGTCGAGCTTCGACGCCACGACCCTGTGGCACGCCGGGCTGGTCGCGGTGACCCTCATCGCCTTCCGCGCCCTGTGGATCTTCCCGTCCGCCGCACTGGCGCGCGTCCGGGCCCGTCGTCGCGACGACCCCGTCCCCACCGGCTGGCGCGAGTCGGCGGTCGTCTCCTGGGCCGGGATGCGGGGGGTGGTCACGGTCGCCGCCGCGCTGTCCGTCCCCCTGGTGGTCGACTCCGGCGCCACCTTCCCGCAGCGCGACGAGATCGTGGTCATCGCGCTCGCGTGCGTGCTCGTCACCCTCGTCCTCCAGGGGCTCACCCTCGGTCCCCTCACCGCACGCCTCGGGGTCGGCGGGAAGTCCGACGACGCCGCGCGCGAGCTGGTCGCGCTGCGTCGCAGCGCCGCCGAGGCCGCCCTTCGCCTCGTGCGCCACTCGCTCGACGAGACCGGTGAGGGCGTGCCGACCTCCGTGCGCACGGCGGTGCTCGAGCAGTACGAAGGCTTCATCGCGGCCCAGACCGCGCTCCAGGACCTGCGCGAGCACGACCCCGAGGGCCACGAAGACGACGTCGGCGAGCTGCTGACGGAGTGGATGCGCCGGGCCGCCGGCGCCGAGCGGGACCACGTCGTCGACCAGCGTCGCCGGGGGCGGGTCAGCCCCGAGGTGGCCGACGACGCGCTGCGCGAGATCGAGGGCCGCGCCCTGCGGGCCGGTCGATGAGCAGGCCGTCCGGCCCGCTCCCGCCGACTGCCGAGCACGCCCGGCTGGCGCAGTCGCCCGGTGACGCCGACCCGTGGCGGCTCTGGGGCCCCTACGTCTCCGGGCGGCAGTGGGGCACCGTGCGCGAGGACTACTCCGCCGACGGCGACGCCTGGGCCAGCTTCCCCTTCGACCACGCCCACCGGCGGGCCTATCGCTGGGGCGAGGACGGGCTCGCCGGGCTCAGCGACCGCTACGGCTTCCTCAACCTCGGCGTCGCGCTGTGGAACGGCCACGACGACCGCCTCAAGGAGCGGCTCTTCGGCCTGACCAACCCGCAGGGCAACCACGGCGAGGACGTCAAGGAGCACTGGTGGCCGCTCGACGCGACCCCGACCCACGCCTTCGGCCAGTGGCTCTACCGCTACCCCCAGGCCGCCTTCCCGTATGCCGACCTCCTGGACCAGAACGACCCCGCCCACCGCGGCCGCGACCAGCCGGAGTACGAGCTGACGGACACCGGGGTGCTCGACGACGACCGGTTCTTCGACGTCGAGGTCACCCACGCCAAGGCCTCGCCCGACGACGTGCTGGTCACCGTGACCGTCACCAACCGCGGGCCCGACGCAGCCCCCCTGCACGTGCTGCCGCAGCTGTGGTTCCGCAACACGTGGTCGTGGGGGCGCGACGACCGTCGCCCGGTGATCCGGTCGCTCGAGCCTGCGGCCATCCGGGAGCCCGAGGGGCCCGGCGAGCTCGAGGTCGGTGACGTCTGCGCGGTCGAGGCCGAGCACGGTCTCCTCGGCCGATACACCCTTTTTGCCGAGGGGCATCCGCGGATCCTGCTGTGCGACAACGAGACCGACGCGGTGGGCCTGTGGGGTGCGCCGGGCGGGCCGGCCCACCCCAAGGACGCCATCGACCGTGCCGTGGTCCACGGTGACCCGTCGGCGCTGGCCACCGACGGCGTAGGGACCAAGGCAGCGCTGCACTGGTCGTGGGACTCGGTCGAGCCGGGGGAGTCGGTGACCGTGCGCCTGCGACTGGTCGCGGGCCCGCGTCCGCCCCGTCCGTTCGCGTCCTACGACACGGTCGTCGCCGACCGCCGGGCCGAGGCCGACGCCTTCTACGACGTCGTCATCCCCGAGCCGGTGTCGAGTCCCGATCGACTCACCGCGCGCCGCGCCTTCGCGGGCCTGCTCTGGGGCCGACAGCTCTACCGCTACGACGTGGCGCAGTGGCTCGAAGGGGACCCGGCCGGGCCGGTCCCCCCGCCGCAGCGAGCCGGTCGCGAGCCCTGGGGTCGCAACTCCGCGTGGCGTCATCTCGCTCTCGCCGACGTCATCTCGATGCCGGACGAGTGGGAGTACCCCTGGTTCGCCACGTGGGACCTCGCCTTCCACGCGGTGACCCTGGCCCACGTCGACCCGGCCTTCGCGAAGTCGCAGCTGCTGCTGCTCACCCGCGAGTGGGCCCAGCACCCCAACGGGCAGCTGCCGGCCTACGAGTGGTCGTTCTCCGACGTCAACCCGCCGGTGCACGCCTGGGCGGCCTGGCAGGTCTACGTCCTCGACGGCTCGCAGGACACCGGCTTCCTCAAGAAGGTCCTGTCCAAGCTGCTGCTCAACGTCAGCTGGTGGGTCAACCGCAAGGACGCCGACGGTTCCGACCTCTTCGAGGGTGGATTCCTCGGAATGGACAACATCGGGCCCTTCGACCGCACCAAGGGAGTGCCGCCCGGCTGGCGGCTCGAGCAGTCCGACGCGACCGCGTGGATGGCCGCGATGTGCTTGTCGCTCATGCGGATCGCGCAGGAGATCGCGCGACACGACCATGCCTACGACGACCTCGCGACGACCTTCCTCGAGCGCTTCCTGGCCATCGCCCGGGCCCTCGACTCCTTCGGCTCGATGGAGGTCAACCTCTGGCACGAGGGTGACGGCTTCTTCTACGACGCCCTCGTCGGGCCCGACGGCCAGGTCGAGCCGATGCGGGTGCGGTCCCTGGTCGGGCTCCTGCCCCTCCTCGCCGTGGCCAACGTGCCGGCGTGGGTGGCCGATGAGCTGCCCGACTTCACCGGCGCCCTGCGCTGGCTGCAACGGCACCGGGCCCGGGAGTGCGAGAGCCTCCTGTCGCCCGCGGGTGACGGACGGGCCTCGACCCTCGCGGTCGTCCACCCCGACCGCCTGGTGCGACTTCTCACGCGACTGCTCGACGAGGGCGAGTTCCTCTCGCCCCACGGCATCCGGTCGCTCTCGGCGGCCCACCGCGACGGGGTGACGGTCGACGTCGCGGGCGATCAGGTGACCCTGCGCTACGCCCCCGGCGAGTCCGATACCGGGCTCTTCGGCGGCAACAGCAACTGGCGCGGCCCGGTCTGGTTCCCCGTCAACGTGCTCCTCGTCGACGCGCTCCACACGTATGCCGCCGGGTCCGGCTCCGACCTCACCGTCGAGCACCCCACCGGGTCGGGGAGGGTGCGCGACCTGCACGCGGTGGCGTGCGACCTCGAGGAGCGGCTCGTCTCGCTCTTCCGCCCCGGACCCGACGGCCGTCGCCCGGGCGACCCGCGCGACCACGGCGACGGCCCGTTGTGGTCGGCGCACCCGGT
Proteins encoded in this region:
- a CDS encoding methyltransferase; its protein translation is MSDHYFSAEPASPERRRTLSVELAGQRVEVQTAGGTFSPDRVDIGTGVLLHEAPPPPPQGVFLDLGCGWGPIALSLALRCPAAHVYAVDVNERSLRLTRDNAQTVGVADRVTAATPQAVPADLTFDLIWSNPPIRVGKEALHEMLETWLPRLRPEGVAHLVVQKNLGSDSLQRWIRSHDGALTGLECERVAHARGFRVLEVRWR
- a CDS encoding GntR family transcriptional regulator is translated as MESRHHDDAERMLAPVAPAVRASATASVADRLVTGIAIGAFSPGERLPAERELAQRLEVSRATLRQALHQVAEQGLIEVRRGRDGGSFVAAVSWERVAPEVARRVLQHELPRLVDLFDYRCLVEGMIARAAAERRSDDDVAQLQGGLDQFRAVGSMIDARAADRRLHGLVGAAARNRHLVAESVRLTTAVTLGFGAEPYEQEFFDRALAEHEELVGHLVAGRVEAAGACAQAHFALTLEGMQASLRRAAAWPEDDRPGQERRPARDGQEG
- a CDS encoding proline iminopeptidase-family hydrolase, which codes for MATTVDPRFPGADREGYLETALGRTWYRVTGELPSLGSDAPAPLVVLHGGAGAAHNYTLMMANLARADATSDPARPVRAVVHYDQIGCGASTHLPDAPPETWTVGLFVQELRALVAHLGIERFHLLGQSWGGMLAPEVVLSDDTGVLSLTICDSPASMALWMAAAEELRTHLPPEVEQTLRQHEEAGTTDSPAYLEAMEVFYARHVCRVVPNPPEVTDSFAQIQAEPTVYHTMNGPSEFFVVGSLREWSVVERLEAVTVPTLVVAGEHDEARPMVWAPFVERIPGATSHVFPGCSHMPHVEEPEAFLEVVGGFLARHDPRA
- the hflX gene encoding GTPase HflX is translated as MTKRSQVLADRAAAISAEADSDDTRHLVEGDDPGPGLYDGEQLEREERAALRRVSGLSTELEDVTEVEYRQLRLERVVLASVWTEGTLDDAENSMRELAALAETAGSTVLEGVMQRRQKPDTATYLGKGKALELRDIVVTEGADTVVCDGELSPGQRRALEDVVKVKVIDRTALILDIFAQHAKSREGKAQVELAQLQYLLPRLRGWGESMSRQAGGQAAGGQGMGSRGPGETKIELDRRRINTRVAKLKREIAGMKTTRDTKRASRTAHAVPSVAIAGYTNAGKSSLLNRLTGAGVLVENSLFATLDPTVRRAETADGRDYTLADTVGFVRHLPTQLIEAFRSTLEEVGDADLLLHVVDGSHPDPEGQISAVRGVLSDVGAADVKEVIVVNKADAADPEVLDRLRRHEKHCLVVSARTGEGIDALLELVADELPRPEIEVKAVVPYDRGDLVSRLHSDAEVLAVEHRDDGTFVHAKVSPTLEAELAAYGV
- a CDS encoding Na+/H+ antiporter; the protein is MSVLLLVVVLVVGVVVLTPLADRVRVPQPVLLTVFGLVLAFLPFTPQLDLQPELVLPVVLPPLLFAATQRTTVREFRNHAGPVLLLAVGLTLATVGVVAVVAHGLGVPWTAAWVLGAIVSPPDPVAATSVARRLHLPGRLVTILEGEGMFNDATALVAFKVTLAAALTGGFSVAGTVLEMVLAIGVGLVAGVILGWVTTRALAWVHDGSAETTITLLVPYAAYVGAEHLGGSGVLAVLATGLWLTTFSHPSTTSEGWLLGRSVWAYIDFLITSLVFALVGFELVKVIGRSSFDATTLWHAGLVAVTLIAFRALWIFPSAALARVRARRRDDPVPTGWRESAVVSWAGMRGVVTVAAALSVPLVVDSGATFPQRDEIVVIALACVLVTLVLQGLTLGPLTARLGVGGKSDDAARELVALRRSAAEAALRLVRHSLDETGEGVPTSVRTAVLEQYEGFIAAQTALQDLREHDPEGHEDDVGELLTEWMRRAAGAERDHVVDQRRRGRVSPEVADDALREIEGRALRAGR
- a CDS encoding glucosidase — protein: MSRPSGPLPPTAEHARLAQSPGDADPWRLWGPYVSGRQWGTVREDYSADGDAWASFPFDHAHRRAYRWGEDGLAGLSDRYGFLNLGVALWNGHDDRLKERLFGLTNPQGNHGEDVKEHWWPLDATPTHAFGQWLYRYPQAAFPYADLLDQNDPAHRGRDQPEYELTDTGVLDDDRFFDVEVTHAKASPDDVLVTVTVTNRGPDAAPLHVLPQLWFRNTWSWGRDDRRPVIRSLEPAAIREPEGPGELEVGDVCAVEAEHGLLGRYTLFAEGHPRILLCDNETDAVGLWGAPGGPAHPKDAIDRAVVHGDPSALATDGVGTKAALHWSWDSVEPGESVTVRLRLVAGPRPPRPFASYDTVVADRRAEADAFYDVVIPEPVSSPDRLTARRAFAGLLWGRQLYRYDVAQWLEGDPAGPVPPPQRAGREPWGRNSAWRHLALADVISMPDEWEYPWFATWDLAFHAVTLAHVDPAFAKSQLLLLTREWAQHPNGQLPAYEWSFSDVNPPVHAWAAWQVYVLDGSQDTGFLKKVLSKLLLNVSWWVNRKDADGSDLFEGGFLGMDNIGPFDRTKGVPPGWRLEQSDATAWMAAMCLSLMRIAQEIARHDHAYDDLATTFLERFLAIARALDSFGSMEVNLWHEGDGFFYDALVGPDGQVEPMRVRSLVGLLPLLAVANVPAWVADELPDFTGALRWLQRHRARECESLLSPAGDGRASTLAVVHPDRLVRLLTRLLDEGEFLSPHGIRSLSAAHRDGVTVDVAGDQVTLRYAPGESDTGLFGGNSNWRGPVWFPVNVLLVDALHTYAAGSGSDLTVEHPTGSGRVRDLHAVACDLEERLVSLFRPGPDGRRPGDPRDHGDGPLWSAHPVFSEYFHGDTGVGLGASHQTGWTALVAHLICAGAHRGSPGVTAG